The Winogradskyella schleiferi genome has a window encoding:
- a CDS encoding LuxE/PaaK family acyltransferase yields the protein MISKDDIFNIKSSTEFDALALDVFKFQFENNKVYRSFCDLLYKHPADITCVSEIPFLPIQFFKSHSILSSSQNIEKTFSSSGTTGSTTSKHLVTDLKLYEDSYLKAFKHFYGSVEDYVVLALLPSYLERDGSSLIFMVDDLIKKSNHAESGFYLHNLNELASTLQTLESKQQKTLLIGVSFALLDLVEAHQFNLNHTIVMETGGMKGRRKEIIRQELHHILKTGFGVAQIHSEYGMTELLSQAYSKGHGVFECPPWMKILTRDTEDALSNQHSNKTGGINVIDLANLNSCAFIATQDLGKVDENGQFEIIGRFDNSDIRGCNLMAL from the coding sequence ATGATTTCTAAAGACGACATTTTTAACATAAAATCCAGTACGGAGTTCGATGCCTTGGCTTTGGACGTTTTTAAATTTCAGTTTGAAAATAATAAGGTCTATCGTTCGTTTTGCGATTTATTGTATAAACATCCAGCGGATATAACATGTGTTTCTGAAATTCCATTTTTGCCGATTCAGTTTTTTAAATCCCATTCTATTTTAAGTTCATCCCAGAATATTGAAAAAACATTCTCTAGTTCTGGTACCACAGGAAGTACTACGAGTAAACATTTAGTGACGGATTTAAAACTTTATGAAGACAGTTATTTAAAGGCTTTTAAACACTTTTATGGTTCTGTTGAAGATTATGTAGTCTTAGCGCTTTTGCCCTCTTATTTAGAGCGTGATGGCTCTTCACTTATCTTTATGGTAGATGATTTAATAAAGAAATCCAATCATGCTGAAAGTGGATTTTACCTGCATAATCTCAATGAGTTGGCAAGTACATTACAAACACTTGAATCGAAGCAACAAAAAACCTTACTTATAGGTGTATCGTTTGCCTTATTGGATTTGGTTGAAGCCCATCAATTCAACTTAAACCATACCATAGTCATGGAAACGGGTGGCATGAAAGGAAGACGAAAGGAAATTATAAGACAGGAGTTACATCATATTTTGAAAACGGGTTTTGGTGTTGCCCAAATTCATAGTGAATATGGCATGACCGAACTTTTGAGTCAAGCTTATTCTAAAGGCCACGGAGTTTTTGAATGTCCACCTTGGATGAAAATCTTGACACGAGATACCGAAGACGCACTCAGTAATCAACACTCCAACAAAACAGGTGGTATTAATGTGATTGATTTGGCGAATCTAAATTCATGCGCTTTTATTGCTACGCAAGATTTGGGAAAAGTCGATGAAAACGGTCAGTTTGAAATTATTGGAAGATTTGATAACTCTGATATTAGAGGTTGTAACTTAATGGCATTGTAA
- a CDS encoding T9SS type A sorting domain-containing protein — protein sequence MKKIYFLLFTLMFGAFSFAQSSLFQDSFESGAPDASGTMSEMCTDGTGDFFTVTDGTNIASFYEVTGADGTFWLAAQDTDGTPECNSGIQTLEYDDIDISSGTNMTLAFIAAEDDDGSNQDWDANTLVYFEIDVNNSGSYTKIFQFAAAGATNTEPGVDSNFDGLVDGTLLTNIFQEFTAAIPNGNTLDLKITFENLDAGDEDISIDNIRVIDGFVTSPEITITAPANATVLAPGTMNVDLEFSTANLSGETVSVTVNGNTTTNVSSPFSIATTDGTTYNVTVELIDGGVVDSDMISFSVGNLVTVADITALRADVVANGLGRFYEITGSSLVTHTDSFRNRKWIQDTDISGVLIYDDAGVIATTYAVGDLVSGLRGTTIDSNGILQFVPTSDAGVVVSSGNAVTAQTVTIADLNAAPDAYESELIELQNVTFSAGDGIETFSTGQNYDVTDGTNTIVKRTDFFSADYIGELIPSIQIPSLVAVAGEFNGTAQIYVRALSDISLSTSDFEISNFSIYPNPTNTGSVSISSTNSEAINVQVFDILGKQVKNQTLTNNTLDVANLKSGVYILKITQDNASTTKKLVIK from the coding sequence ATGAAGAAAATTTACTTTTTATTGTTTACTTTAATGTTTGGAGCATTTTCGTTTGCCCAATCATCTTTATTTCAAGACTCTTTTGAGTCTGGAGCACCTGATGCGTCAGGAACAATGTCCGAAATGTGTACCGATGGTACGGGAGACTTCTTTACTGTAACCGATGGCACAAATATTGCTTCTTTCTATGAAGTTACTGGTGCTGATGGTACGTTTTGGTTGGCTGCTCAAGATACTGATGGAACTCCAGAATGTAACTCTGGAATTCAAACCTTAGAATATGATGATATTGATATTTCATCTGGAACAAATATGACTTTGGCTTTTATTGCAGCTGAGGACGATGATGGTAGTAATCAAGATTGGGATGCAAATACATTAGTTTATTTTGAAATTGATGTTAATAATTCGGGCAGCTACACTAAAATTTTTCAATTTGCTGCAGCTGGTGCCACTAACACAGAACCTGGTGTTGATTCTAATTTTGATGGTTTGGTTGATGGAACTCTGTTAACCAATATTTTTCAAGAATTTACTGCAGCTATTCCTAATGGTAATACTTTAGATTTAAAAATTACTTTCGAAAATTTAGATGCAGGTGATGAAGATATCTCAATTGACAATATTCGTGTCATTGATGGCTTCGTTACGTCTCCTGAGATAACGATTACTGCTCCTGCAAACGCAACTGTGCTTGCACCAGGTACTATGAACGTAGACTTAGAGTTTTCAACTGCTAATTTAAGTGGTGAAACGGTTAGTGTAACCGTAAATGGTAATACAACAACTAATGTTTCTAGTCCTTTTTCGATTGCAACTACAGATGGTACAACTTACAATGTTACCGTTGAACTTATTGATGGTGGCGTTGTTGACAGTGACATGATATCTTTTAGTGTTGGGAATCTTGTAACTGTTGCAGATATAACTGCTTTAAGAGCAGATGTGGTTGCTAACGGTCTAGGTAGATTCTACGAAATAACAGGGAGTTCATTGGTTACACATACTGATAGTTTTAGAAATAGAAAATGGATACAAGACACCGATATAAGTGGAGTCTTAATCTATGACGATGCTGGTGTTATAGCTACTACATACGCAGTAGGAGATCTAGTTTCTGGTTTGAGAGGAACTACAATAGACAGCAATGGTATTTTGCAATTTGTACCAACTTCTGATGCTGGCGTTGTTGTCTCTTCAGGTAATGCTGTAACTGCGCAAACAGTTACTATTGCTGATTTAAATGCTGCACCTGACGCTTATGAATCTGAATTGATTGAGTTACAAAACGTTACTTTTTCTGCTGGAGATGGAATAGAGACTTTCTCTACTGGTCAAAACTATGATGTAACTGATGGAACTAATACTATTGTTAAACGTACCGATTTTTTTAGTGCAGATTACATTGGTGAACTTATTCCATCAATTCAGATACCTTCTTTAGTGGCTGTTGCTGGAGAATTTAATGGTACTGCACAAATTTATGTGAGAGCTTTAAGTGATATTTCTCTTTCTACAAGTGATTTTGAAATTTCTAACTTCTCAATTTATCCTAACCCAACAAATACAGGGTCTGTTTCAATTTCTTCCACTAATAGCGAAGCAATAAACGTTCAAGTATTTGATATTTTAGGTAAGCAAGTTAAAAATCAAACGTTAACGAACAACACCTTAGATGTTGCGAACTTAAAGTCTGGTGTTTACATTTTAAAAATCACTCAGGATAATGCTTCTACTACTAAGAAATTAGTGATTAAGTAA
- a CDS encoding response regulator transcription factor — MKKKEIKILLVDDEPDILEIVGYNLSAEGYQVIKGENGVEAVELAKKHMPHLIILDVMMPKMDGIEACERIRELPELSESVITFLTARGEDYSQVAGFDAGADDYISKPIKPKVLISKVKALLRRFKHSENTVENIVKIGDLIIYKEEYKITVKGREITLPRKEFELLSLLATKPGKVFKRDEILDKVWGNEVVVGGRTIDVHIRKLREKIGDKSFKTVKGVGYKFVD, encoded by the coding sequence TTGAAAAAGAAAGAGATTAAAATACTGTTGGTAGATGATGAGCCAGATATTTTAGAAATTGTGGGCTATAATTTATCTGCAGAAGGCTACCAAGTTATAAAAGGGGAAAATGGTGTGGAAGCTGTTGAATTAGCAAAAAAACATATGCCTCATTTAATTATCTTGGATGTGATGATGCCAAAAATGGATGGTATTGAAGCTTGTGAACGTATCCGAGAGCTGCCAGAATTGAGCGAATCTGTCATTACCTTTTTAACGGCAAGAGGCGAAGATTATTCGCAAGTTGCAGGTTTTGATGCTGGTGCAGATGACTACATTTCAAAACCCATAAAGCCCAAAGTTTTAATTAGTAAAGTAAAAGCTTTACTTCGACGATTTAAGCATTCTGAAAATACCGTTGAAAATATTGTAAAAATTGGCGACTTAATCATATATAAGGAAGAGTATAAAATTACGGTTAAAGGCAGAGAAATTACCTTGCCGAGAAAAGAGTTTGAATTGTTATCTTTGCTAGCAACCAAACCTGGAAAGGTCTTTAAGCGCGATGAAATCTTAGATAAAGTCTGGGGAAATGAAGTTGTGGTAGGCGGAAGAACCATTGATGTACATATTAGAAAACTTCGTGAAAAAATTGGCGATAAATCTTTTAAAACCGTTAAAGGCGTTGGTTACAAGTTCGTGGACTAA
- a CDS encoding sensor histidine kinase, which produces MQNKKSLKKSYKFALRTAFYVTLFSTMLVILFLIYFHAINWQVIFYPILCFPLCFAIVQYRVERFIYRRVKRIYDDLTLLESTSLRQQPITTDMGTLTKEIDKYAKNKKIEIETLKIREEYRKEFIGNVSHELKTPLFSVQSYLLTLLDGGIEDEKIRKKYLARASKGVERLTYIIKDLDMITKLEVGDLSLNKEDFDIVKLVQNVFDLFEMKATKKHITLTFDIDYLEPIMVYADKERIQQVLTNLIVNSIKYGREKGTTEVSIENLIKNKAIIRVTDNGEGIAKANLQRLFERFYRVDKSGSRKEGGSGLGLSIVKHIVEAHEEKIYIESQLGVGSEFSFTLEKTK; this is translated from the coding sequence ATGCAAAATAAAAAGAGCTTAAAGAAATCATATAAATTCGCATTGCGAACAGCATTCTACGTTACGTTGTTCTCAACAATGCTTGTGATTCTGTTTTTGATTTATTTCCACGCCATTAATTGGCAAGTCATTTTCTATCCTATACTTTGTTTTCCGTTGTGTTTTGCTATTGTACAATACCGTGTGGAACGTTTTATTTACAGGCGTGTGAAACGAATTTATGATGACCTTACACTTTTGGAATCTACGAGTTTGAGACAGCAACCCATAACGACTGATATGGGCACCCTAACCAAAGAAATCGATAAATACGCCAAAAACAAAAAAATTGAAATAGAAACCTTAAAGATTAGGGAAGAATACCGAAAAGAGTTTATTGGCAATGTCTCACACGAACTAAAAACACCTTTGTTTTCTGTACAGAGTTATTTACTTACTTTACTGGATGGCGGTATTGAAGATGAAAAAATCAGAAAAAAATACTTGGCCAGAGCCAGTAAAGGTGTTGAAAGACTTACTTACATTATTAAGGACTTAGACATGATTACCAAACTTGAGGTTGGTGATCTGAGTCTTAATAAAGAAGATTTTGATATTGTAAAATTGGTTCAGAATGTGTTCGATCTTTTTGAAATGAAAGCGACAAAAAAACACATTACCCTAACTTTTGATATCGATTATCTCGAACCCATCATGGTTTATGCAGATAAAGAACGGATTCAACAGGTGTTAACTAATCTTATCGTTAATTCCATAAAATATGGACGGGAAAAAGGTACAACCGAAGTGAGTATAGAAAACCTCATCAAAAACAAAGCGATTATAAGAGTTACCGATAATGGCGAAGGTATTGCCAAAGCTAATCTTCAGCGTTTGTTTGAACGTTTTTACCGTGTAGACAAAAGTGGTTCGCGTAAAGAAGGCGGTTCAGGTCTGGGATTATCTATCGTTAAGCATATTGTTGAAGCCCACGAAGAAAAAATCTATATTGAAAGTCAATTAGGTGTTGGTAGTGAATTTTCATTTACTCTGGAAAAGACTAAATAA
- a CDS encoding glycosyltransferase, which yields MGHATRCIPIINELIRHDFEPIMASDGFALQLLRKEFPKLETLELPSYNISYSKNPRKLRLKLLKGTPHILKTIKKEQKAIAEFVKMTPISGIISDNRFGVRHVDIPSVFVTHQLQVLSGNTTWLSTRIHQKIISKFNECWIPDYASEKNLSGILGHVENFDATLNYLGPLSRFEKQHLETKYQLLVILSGPEPQRTYLEEKLFHELVNFNGHICFVKGVVENEQSITRYKNMSIYNYMTSVELETTINESEVVLSRSGYTTIMDLAKLEKKAFFIPTPGQFEQEYLAEKLESEGIAPFCNQDEFCVKLLGQLKDYSGMKFKESHLNYKKLFSLFQSK from the coding sequence TTGGGTCATGCAACGCGATGTATTCCTATTATAAATGAGTTGATTCGGCATGATTTTGAGCCCATAATGGCGAGTGATGGTTTTGCACTTCAATTATTACGAAAGGAATTCCCCAAACTTGAAACTTTAGAATTGCCGTCCTATAACATTAGCTATTCAAAAAATCCTAGAAAATTGAGGTTAAAACTATTAAAAGGAACACCTCATATTTTAAAAACGATAAAGAAAGAGCAAAAAGCTATTGCGGAATTTGTTAAAATGACTCCAATTTCGGGTATAATTTCGGATAACCGATTTGGGGTGAGGCATGTCGATATTCCTTCGGTATTTGTAACACATCAATTACAAGTTTTAAGCGGAAACACCACTTGGCTAAGCACAAGAATTCATCAAAAAATCATTTCTAAATTTAATGAATGTTGGATTCCAGATTATGCTTCTGAAAAAAACCTCAGCGGTATTTTAGGTCACGTTGAAAATTTTGATGCGACATTAAATTATTTAGGCCCTTTATCCCGATTTGAAAAACAACATCTAGAAACTAAATACCAGCTTTTGGTTATTCTTTCTGGTCCTGAACCTCAACGTACTTATTTAGAAGAAAAATTATTCCATGAACTTGTAAATTTCAATGGACACATCTGTTTTGTAAAAGGCGTCGTTGAAAATGAACAATCAATTACACGGTATAAAAACATGAGCATTTATAATTATATGACCAGTGTTGAACTAGAAACTACCATCAATGAAAGTGAAGTGGTGCTGAGCAGATCGGGTTACACCACAATTATGGATTTGGCAAAACTTGAAAAAAAAGCCTTTTTTATTCCTACACCTGGGCAATTTGAACAAGAGTACTTAGCCGAAAAACTAGAATCTGAAGGAATTGCCCCATTTTGCAATCAAGATGAGTTTTGTGTAAAATTGTTAGGACAACTCAAAGATTATTCTGGCATGAAATTCAAAGAATCTCACTTAAATTATAAGAAATTATTTAGTCTTTTCCAGAGTAAATGA
- the trmB gene encoding tRNA (guanosine(46)-N7)-methyltransferase TrmB → MGSKNKQKRFRENETFHNVYQPKREELVDATYRLKGNWRSEVFKNDNPLVLELGCGKGEYTVGLAKRYPNKNFIGIDIKGARFWRGAKTAIEEDIPNAAFIRTQIELIDHVFEENEVDEIWITFPDPQIKYQRTKHRMTHLQFLERYKKVLKPSGLMHLKTDSEFMHGYTLGLLHGLGHEVLYANHNVYKLEGSPDDVTGIQTFYENQYLEKDKAITYIRFKIN, encoded by the coding sequence GTGGGCAGTAAAAACAAACAGAAACGCTTTAGAGAAAATGAAACTTTTCATAATGTTTACCAGCCAAAACGAGAAGAACTAGTTGATGCGACCTACAGACTAAAAGGCAACTGGAGATCGGAAGTTTTTAAAAACGATAATCCCTTAGTTTTAGAATTAGGTTGTGGAAAAGGCGAATATACAGTTGGTTTGGCAAAACGCTATCCTAACAAAAATTTTATTGGTATAGATATTAAAGGTGCACGATTTTGGCGAGGCGCAAAAACCGCAATTGAAGAAGACATTCCAAATGCGGCTTTTATAAGAACTCAAATTGAATTAATTGACCACGTTTTTGAAGAAAATGAAGTTGATGAAATCTGGATTACATTTCCAGACCCTCAAATCAAATACCAACGCACCAAACACCGAATGACCCATTTGCAGTTTTTGGAACGTTACAAAAAAGTATTAAAACCCAGTGGATTGATGCATCTAAAAACAGACAGCGAGTTTATGCATGGTTACACCCTTGGTTTGTTGCATGGTTTGGGACATGAAGTTTTATATGCCAATCATAACGTGTATAAATTAGAAGGAAGTCCGGATGATGTTACTGGAATTCAAACGTTTTACGAAAATCAATATTTAGAAAAAGACAAAGCAATTACGTATATTAGATTCAAAATCAATTAA
- a CDS encoding LysE family transporter: MSITVIFFLGLFVAMIGVVPPGLLNMTAARISLKEGAARGIMFSTGVCIVVYVQTYIAAIFARYLSNHQDIVEILQRVAFVIFVLITIYFLVLASKEKEAKKEAEIRSKHGRLWHGVLLSALNVFPIPYQAYMTITLVSFGWMDFEKLSIVTYVTGAATGTFVMLYVYIFFFDKIKERKFTSQKSMNLSIGIITGIVALVTFINILREL; the protein is encoded by the coding sequence TTGAGCATAACAGTCATTTTCTTCCTTGGACTTTTTGTAGCAATGATTGGCGTTGTTCCACCAGGATTACTTAATATGACTGCGGCAAGAATAAGCCTAAAGGAAGGAGCTGCTAGAGGTATCATGTTTTCTACAGGCGTTTGTATTGTAGTGTATGTTCAAACTTACATTGCCGCAATTTTTGCGCGATATTTATCTAATCATCAAGATATTGTAGAGATTCTACAACGTGTAGCATTTGTAATATTTGTATTGATTACCATTTATTTTTTGGTACTGGCATCCAAGGAAAAAGAAGCAAAAAAAGAGGCGGAAATTAGAAGTAAACATGGCAGGTTATGGCATGGTGTATTATTATCTGCACTCAATGTGTTCCCAATTCCTTATCAAGCGTATATGACCATTACACTAGTGTCTTTCGGTTGGATGGATTTTGAAAAATTGAGCATAGTTACCTATGTGACAGGTGCAGCAACGGGAACTTTTGTGATGCTATATGTCTATATTTTCTTTTTCGATAAGATTAAAGAACGAAAGTTTACCTCTCAAAAGAGCATGAATCTAAGTATAGGAATCATAACAGGCATTGTGGCTTTAGTAACTTTTATTAATATTTTAAGGGAACTGTAG
- a CDS encoding MGMT family protein, with the protein MKPETLGFFEKVYQVAKQIPYGRVTNYGAIAKYLGAGKSARIVGYAMNGSHGKDVPAHRVVNRKGLLTGKHHFEGTNLMQQLLENEGIVVVDNQIQNLEAVYWDPVKELQ; encoded by the coding sequence ATGAAACCTGAAACACTAGGCTTTTTTGAAAAAGTGTACCAAGTAGCAAAACAGATTCCCTATGGAAGAGTGACGAATTATGGCGCCATCGCCAAATATTTAGGTGCTGGTAAAAGCGCCAGAATTGTGGGTTACGCCATGAATGGTTCTCATGGAAAAGATGTACCAGCACACAGAGTCGTCAACCGAAAAGGGCTTTTAACTGGAAAACATCATTTTGAAGGTACCAACTTAATGCAACAGCTTTTAGAAAATGAAGGTATTGTAGTGGTTGATAATCAAATTCAGAATTTGGAAGCTGTTTATTGGGACCCGGTTAAGGAACTTCAATAA
- a CDS encoding DUF7619 domain-containing protein: MKQIYTLLLVFFILLRAHAQIIDIPDANLKNALVNTNCVDIDNNGTPDVDVDTDDDGEISVAEAEAVIRLNFGQNEVMDATGIEYFISLESLTCQYNDLSNINLSTLVNLKYLNCASNQLTELIGIENLNSLEIFSCENNAINTLDLSNALNLQYLSCYNNQLTNLTLGESINLTELDCSNNQITALNLTGTPNLDELYCSNNQITFLDLSNKAVNTYYYQAQNNQIETLLVKNGNEIEDMIAWDFSEFNFSNNPLTYVCGDENELQLINNWLAYQEIDNCVVNSYCSFIPGGDYFTVEGNITIDLDVNGCDINDVVVPNLNLNVSNGTETANFISNATGSYSIPVQEGIYTLTPIFENSEFFTVTPESLTVDFPADTDPFIQDFCITANGIYKDIDIQIVPLTAAIPGFQADYRIIYKNTGNTSIDFGQVFLTNDFDLMSEVSFNPSWDAFTFVDNAWRFNFEDLLPFETRTIDFSMLINTPMDIPAVNGGDILTFNANYFIEYELEDPESAFVLEQTVVNAFDPNDKICLEGDFIAPEMVGNYVHYMIRFENIGTANAVNIVVKDNIDISKYDLSSLVPLHASHNYFARIEYNTTENYVEFIFENINLPFDDANNDGFIVFKIKTLETLAVNDTIENNAEIFFDFNFPIITNTSQTTIATLSTDEFELSKNTISLYPNPTSHNLHLESRHAIKRIAIYDVSGRPIKATSVVGNRTDLDISLESLASGTYFIKIETERSAIVKKFIKD, translated from the coding sequence ATGAAACAGATATACACTTTACTTTTAGTTTTTTTTATTTTATTAAGGGCTCATGCTCAGATTATTGATATTCCTGATGCTAATCTTAAGAATGCATTGGTAAACACTAATTGTGTTGATATTGACAATAATGGTACGCCAGACGTAGATGTTGATACAGATGATGATGGCGAAATAAGTGTCGCAGAAGCAGAGGCTGTTATACGACTAAATTTTGGACAAAATGAAGTAATGGATGCTACAGGAATTGAATATTTTATTAGTCTGGAATCTTTAACTTGTCAGTACAATGATTTATCAAATATTAACTTAAGTACACTTGTAAATCTTAAATATTTAAATTGTGCAAGTAATCAACTTACTGAATTAATTGGGATTGAAAATCTTAACAGCTTAGAGATTTTTAGTTGTGAAAATAATGCGATAAATACTTTGGACCTAAGTAACGCTTTGAATTTACAATATTTAAGTTGTTATAATAATCAGCTAACAAATTTAACTTTAGGAGAGTCAATCAATTTAACGGAACTTGATTGTAGTAACAATCAGATAACAGCTTTAAATTTGACAGGAACACCAAACCTAGACGAATTATATTGTTCTAATAATCAAATAACCTTTTTAGATTTATCAAACAAAGCTGTAAATACTTATTACTACCAAGCACAAAATAACCAAATAGAGACGCTTCTTGTAAAAAACGGAAATGAAATAGAGGATATGATCGCATGGGATTTTAGTGAATTTAACTTCTCAAATAACCCATTGACTTATGTTTGTGGTGATGAGAATGAACTACAATTAATAAATAATTGGTTGGCATATCAAGAAATCGATAATTGTGTGGTTAATTCTTATTGTTCTTTTATTCCTGGCGGAGATTATTTCACAGTTGAAGGCAATATAACTATTGATTTAGATGTCAATGGTTGTGACATTAATGATGTGGTTGTTCCTAATTTAAACCTTAATGTATCCAATGGCACTGAAACTGCGAATTTTATTTCTAATGCTACGGGAAGTTATTCAATACCAGTTCAAGAAGGCATTTATACTTTAACTCCAATTTTTGAAAATTCTGAATTTTTTACAGTTACACCTGAAAGTTTAACCGTAGATTTCCCAGCAGACACAGATCCTTTTATACAAGATTTTTGTATCACAGCCAATGGTATTTATAAAGACATAGATATTCAGATTGTACCGTTAACGGCTGCCATTCCTGGTTTCCAAGCTGATTATAGAATTATTTATAAAAATACAGGCAATACCTCAATTGATTTTGGACAAGTCTTTCTCACTAATGATTTCGATTTAATGAGCGAAGTTTCATTTAACCCAAGTTGGGACGCTTTTACTTTTGTCGATAATGCGTGGCGATTTAATTTTGAAGATTTATTGCCCTTTGAAACCAGAACGATAGATTTTTCAATGTTAATTAACACACCAATGGATATTCCTGCAGTCAATGGTGGCGATATTCTAACATTTAATGCAAATTATTTTATTGAATATGAATTGGAAGATCCAGAATCGGCTTTTGTTTTAGAACAAACCGTTGTCAACGCCTTTGATCCTAATGATAAAATATGTTTGGAAGGTGATTTTATTGCTCCAGAAATGGTTGGTAATTATGTGCATTATATGATTCGCTTTGAAAATATAGGAACTGCCAATGCGGTAAATATTGTAGTTAAAGATAATATAGATATCAGTAAATATGATTTATCCTCCCTTGTGCCATTGCACGCGAGTCATAATTATTTCGCAAGAATTGAGTACAATACAACGGAAAATTACGTGGAATTTATTTTTGAAAACATCAATTTACCTTTTGACGACGCCAACAATGATGGCTTTATCGTTTTTAAAATTAAAACCTTAGAGACTTTAGCCGTAAATGATACTATTGAAAATAACGCAGAAATATTTTTTGATTTCAATTTTCCCATCATAACCAACACTTCGCAAACGACCATTGCAACTTTAAGCACAGATGAATTTGAACTATCAAAAAATACCATCTCACTATATCCTAACCCAACAAGCCATAATTTACATTTAGAATCAAGGCATGCAATAAAACGAATCGCTATTTACGATGTTTCTGGACGACCTATTAAAGCCACTTCGGTTGTCGGTAATAGAACTGACTTAGATATTTCCTTAGAGAGCTTAGCTTCAGGAACTTATTTTATAAAAATTGAAACGGAAAGGAGTGCTATTGTAAAGAAATTTATTAAAGATTGA